CCGGTCGAGGAAGCACAGGCGCGGCTCCTGGCGCTGTGCGCGCCGCTCGGCAGCGAAAATATCGCCTTTTCCGAATCGCTTGGCCGCTATCTCTCGCATGATGTGAACGCGCTGCGCGATCAGCCCGCGGCGCCGCTGTCGGCGATGGACGGCTATGCGATCCGCTTCGACGATCTTCCGGGTCCGTGGACCGTCATCGGCGAAACCGCCGCGGGCGCCGCGCCGGACCTTGCGGTCGGGCCCGGCGAAGCGATGCGGATCTTCACCGGCGCGATGCTCCCGGCGGGCGCCGACACGGTGATCGTGCAGGAAGACGTCGTGCGCGAAGACGACAGGCTGCGGTCGACCGGTGACGGCCCCGGCGCGCGCGGGCGCCATATCCGCTCGCAAGCCGCCGACTTCGCTGCCGGCGACTGCCTGCTTCCCGCCGGCACGCGCCTGACCCCCGGCGCGATCGCCGCCGCGGCGATGAGCGGTGCGGGCGAACTTGCCGTCGGGCGCCGCGCGCGCGTCGCGATCCTCACCACCGGCGACGAGCTGGTCCAGCCCGGGCGCACTCTTGCCCCGGGGCAGATCCCCGACAGCAATGGCGTGATGCTCGCGGCAATGCTGTCGGGCGAGGTCGACGGGGTCATCCTGCCGCACCATGTCCGCGACGACCGCGAGACACTTGCCAAGGTTCTGAAAGAGTTGGCGCGACGTCACGACGTCATCGTGACCGTCGGGGGCGCATCGGTCGGCGACCACGACCATGTTCGCG
This DNA window, taken from Sphingopyxis sp. YR583, encodes the following:
- the glp gene encoding molybdopterin molybdotransferase MoeA, with translation MSGLLPVEEAQARLLALCAPLGSENIAFSESLGRYLSHDVNALRDQPAAPLSAMDGYAIRFDDLPGPWTVIGETAAGAAPDLAVGPGEAMRIFTGAMLPAGADTVIVQEDVVREDDRLRSTGDGPGARGRHIRSQAADFAAGDCLLPAGTRLTPGAIAAAAMSGAGELAVGRRARVAILTTGDELVQPGRTLAPGQIPDSNGVMLAAMLSGEVDGVILPHHVRDDRETLAKVLKELARRHDVIVTVGGASVGDHDHVRGALGDAGGQLDFWKIAMRPGKPLIAGTLGDAILLGLPGNPSSAFVTATLFLLPLVRHLAGAADPLPPVHQAPLAAALAEGGTRRDYLRARLENGRLTPLIGQESGRTLPLASANALLIRDIGAPARDAGDLADYLVIA